A DNA window from Gasterosteus aculeatus chromosome 16, fGasAcu3.hap1.1, whole genome shotgun sequence contains the following coding sequences:
- the LOC120834165 gene encoding frizzled-7, whose translation MAAARSTAGSVLLRLMWLACGLSLSSTSAQNYNNDHGISVPEHGFCQPISIPLCTDIAYNQTIMPNLLGHTNQEDAGLEVHQFYPLVKVQCSADLKFFLCSMYAPVCTVLEQAIPPCRTLCERARQGCEALMNKFGFQWPERLRCEAFPVHGAGEICVGQNTSEPSSPSSSSPFAPEPVTLPPSIDRPNPRPPQNNQYHQFSCPLQLEVLPYLGYRFMGANNCGAPCEPTKPTGIMYFQEDEVKFGRLWVGIWSILCCVSTLFTVLTYLVDMRRFRYPERPIIFLSGCYFMVAVAYAAGFFLEDKVACVDKYREDSYRTVAQGTKKEGCTILFMVLYFFGMASSIWWVILSLTWFLSAGMKWGHEAIEANSQYFHLAAWAVPAIKTITILAMGRVDGDVLTGVCFVGIFNVDALRGFVLAPLFVYLFIGTSFLLAGFVSLFRIRTIMKHDGTKTEKLEKLMVRIGVFSVLYTVPATIVIACYFYEQAFREHWQRTWHMQTCKRFAVPCPVHNFAPMTPDFTVFMIKYLMTMIVGITSGFWVWSGKTLQSWRRFYKRLSNGNHGETTV comes from the coding sequence ATGGCGGCGGCCAGGTCCACCGCTGGCTCCGTGTTACTGCGGCTCATGTGGCTGGCGTGCGGGCTGTCCCTGTCGTCCACTTCTGCACAGAATTACAACAACGACCACGGAATATCTGTCCCGGAACACGGGTTCTGCCAACCCATCTCCATCCCGCTTTGCACCGACATCGCCTACAACCAGACCATCATGCCGAACCTCCTGGGCCACACGAACCAGGAGGACGCCGGGCTCGAGGTGCACCAGTTCTACCCGCTGGTTAAGGTGCAGTGTTCCGCGGACCTCAAGTTCTTCCTCTGCTCCATGTACGCGCCCGTCTGCACGGTACTGGAGCAGGCCATCCCCCCGTGTCGGACCCTGTGTGAGCGCGCACGCCAGGGCTGTGAAGCCCTCATGAACAAGTTTGGCTTCCAGTGGCCGGAGAGGCTCCGCTGCGAGGCGTTCCCCGTCCACGGAGCCGGCGAGATCTGCGTCGGCCAGAACACATCGGAACCCAGCAGCCCGTCCTCGTCCTCACCCTTTGCACCAGAACCGGTCACCCTCCCCCCAAGCATTGACCGACCCAACCCACGCCCTCCTCAAAACAACCAGTACCACCAGTTCTCCTGCCCACTGCAGTTGGAAGTGCTTCCCTACCTGGGCTACCGATTCATGGGGGCCAACAACTGCGGGGCCCCGTGCGAGCCCACCAAACCCACCGGCATTATGTATTTCCAGGAGGATGAGGTGAAATTCGGCCGGTTGTGGGTTGGAATCTGGTCCATTTTGTGCTGCGTGAGCACCTTGTTCACGGTGCTCACCTATCTAGTCGACATGAGGCGGTTCAGATACCCCGAGAGGCCCATCATCTTCCTATCCGGCTGTTATTTCATGGTGGCGGTGGCCTACGCTGCCGGCTTTTTCCTGGAGGACAAAGTTGCCTGCGTGGATAAATACAGAGAGGACAGCTACAGAACGGTGGCCCAGGGGACTAAAAAGGAGGGCTGCACCATCCTCTTCATGGTGTTGTACTTTTTTGGCATGGCCAGCTCCATCTGGTGGGTGATTCTGTCCCTGACCTGGTTCCTCTCTGCCGGAATGAAATGGGGCCACGAGGCGATCGAAGCCAACTCCCAGTACTTCCACTTGGCCGCGTGGGCCGTCCCGGCCATCAAAACCATTACCATCCTCGCCATGGGCCGGGTGGACGGCGACGTCCTGACCGGGGTGTGTTTCGTCGGGATCTTCAACGTGGACGCCCTGCGCGGCTTCGTCCTGGCGCCGCTTTTTGTCTACCTGTTCATCGGCACGTCCTTCCTCCTGGCCGGCTTCGTGTCCCTGTTCCGGATCCGCACCATCATGAAGCACGACGGCACCAAGACGGAGAAGCTGGAGAAGCTGATGGTGCGGATCGGGGTGTTCAGCGTGCTGTACACGGTCCCGGCCACCATAGTGATCGCCTGTTACTTCTACGAGCAGGCCTTCAGGGAGCACTGGCAGCGGACCTGGCACATGCAGACCTGCAAGCGGTTCGCCGTACCCTGCCCGGTTCACAACTTCGCCCCCATGACTCCGGACTTCACCGTGTTCATGATCAAGTACCTGATGACCATGATAGTCGGGATCACCTCGGGTTTCTGGGTCTGGTCTGGGAAGACTCTTCAATCCTGGCGGAGGTTCTACAAGCGCCTTAGCAACGGTAACCACGGGGAGACGACGGTGTAA
- the LOC120834166 gene encoding olfactory receptor 5AN1 yields MTHFVARIVLIKEMENSTEVVSFVLSAYGDIGNLKYLYFSIMLLWYISICATNTILVVVIYVDRGLHEPMYLLLCHLFMNEISTSMSLYPLLLSQMFSDTHEVTLPWCFLQMFCIYTCSCVELCSLTAMAYDRYVCICYPLHYNVIMSNKRVGKIILLVWIYSFTSYMFSFSFVIPLTFCGNVIDKVFCDQQLVIKLACSVSALTSISDLFFAFISVVIPFCFISVSYVKILLVCLKGSKESKQKVLTTCTPQIVSLSNIFVGGIFYYVESRFDGAYAPDGVHIISSIYLQILQPMITPFMYGFYLPKIRQSCKRLLFNRK; encoded by the coding sequence ATGACTCACTTTGTTGCCCGCATAGTGCTCATCAAAGAAATGGAGAACTCCACTGAGGTTGTGTCTTTTGTGCTGTCTGCTTATGGTGATATTGGAAACTTAAAGTACCTGTATTTCAGCATAATGTTATTATGGTACATCTCCATTTGTGCGACCAACACAATTCTTGTTGTGGTCATATATGTGGACAGAGGATTGCATGAGCcgatgtatttattattatgtcaTTTGTTTATGAATGAAATAAGTACAAGCATGTCACTATatcctctcctgctctcacaGATGTTTTCAGATACACATGAAGTGACGTTGCCGTGGTGTtttctgcagatgttttgtATCTACACATGTAGTTGTGTTGAGTTATGCAGTTTAACAGCTATggcctatgacagatatgtCTGTATCTGTTATCCTTTACACTACAATGTTATTATGAGCAACAAGAGAGTAGGTAAGATCATTCTGCTTGtttggatttattcatttactaGCTATATGTTCTCATTTTCATTCGTCATCCCTTTGACATTTTGTGGAAATGTCATTGACAAAGTGTTTTGTGACCAACAGTTAGTAATTAAACTTGCATGTTCAGTCTCAGCACTTACCAGCATATCTGACCTGTTTTTTGCCTTTATCAGTGTGGTTATCccgttttgtttcatttcagtcTCTTATGTAAAGATTTTGTTGGTTTGTCTAAAGGGATCcaaagaaagcaaacaaaaagtatTAACGACCTGCACACCTCAGATTGTGTCACTGTCAAACATATTTGTCGGCGGCATTTTTTATTATGTGGAGTCCAGGTTCGATGGGGCATATGCACCAGATGGAGTGCACATTATTTCATCCATATATCTTCAAATACTTCAACCAATGATCACTCCCTTTATGTACGGATTTTACCTACCCAAAATAAGACAATCGTGTAAGAGACTTCTGttcaatagaaaataa
- the LOC120834466 gene encoding olfactory receptor 10C1-like, with product MTHFVARIVLIKEMENSTEVVSFVLSAYGNIGNLKYLYFSIVLLWYISVCVSNTILVVVIYVDRGLHEPMYLLLGNLFMNEIYVTTSLYPLLLSQMLSDTHEVTLSWCFLQMFCFYIFGCVQLCSLTAMAYDRYVCICYPLQYNVVMSNKRVGKIILLVWIYSFTSYMFSFSFIIPLTFCGNVIDKVFCDQQLVIKLACSVSALTSISDLFFAFMSLMIPFSLISVSYMKILWVCLIVSKESKQKVITTCTPQIVSLSNIFVYATFQFVGSFLDIRYLPEVRVILSIYIHILQPMITPFMYGLYLPKIRQSCKRLLFDRK from the coding sequence ATGACTCATTTTGTTGCCCGCATAGTGCTCATCAAAGAAATGGAGAACTCCACTGAGGTTGTGTCTTTTGTGCTGTCTGCTTATGGTAACATTGGAAACTTAAAGTACCTGTATTTTAGCATAGTACTATTATGGTacatctctgtttgtgtgtcaaacACAATTCTTGTTGTGGTCATATATGTGGACAGAGGATTGCATGAGCcgatgtatttattattaggtAATTTGTTTATGAATGAAATATATGTAACCACATCACTATATCCTCTTCTGCTCTCACAGATGTTGTCAGATACACATGAagtgacgttgtcatggtgttttctgcagatgttttgtttcTACATATTTGGTTGTGTCCAGTTATGCAGTTTAACAGCTATggcctatgacagatatgtCTGTATCTGTTATCCTTTACAATACAATGTTGTTATGAGCAACAAGAGAGTAGGTAAGATCATTCTGCTTGtttggatttattcatttactaGCTATATgttctcattttcattcatcatcCCTTTGACATTTTGTGGAAATGTCATTGACAAAGTGTTTTGTGACCAACAGTTAGTTATTAAACTTGCATGTTCAGTCTCAGCACTTACCAGCATATCTGACCTGTTTTTTGCCTTTATGAGTTTGATGATTCCATTTAGTCTCATTTCAGTCTCTTACATGAAGATTTTGTGGGTTTGTCTAATTGTGtcaaaagaaagcaaacaaaaagtcaTAACAACCTGCACACCTCAGATTGTATCATTGTCAAACATTTTTGTCTACGCCACTTTTCAATTTGTGGGGTCATTCCTGGATATTCGCTATTTACCAGAAGTGCGTGTTATTTTATCCATATATATCCATATACTTCAACCAATGATCACCCCTTTTATGTACGGACTTTACCTGCCCAAAATAAGACAATCATGTAAAAGACTTCTGTTtgatagaaaataa